A portion of the Flavobacterium magnum genome contains these proteins:
- a CDS encoding TolC family protein — MKTSKLILPALLLSGWFSAQAQQKTSLSLHDAVQLALSKNEQSLLADTKVRTREYDLAVVKNNRYPDFKLSGQYLRLTNADVKLKSSDEASTDPNAEPASSPKVNQLVIAQANANMPIFSGFKLRHSIAASENLYKAEKASAQYTKEETAMRVVQYYADLYKAQKSVELLRESLKSSQQRVTDFTALETNGIIARNDLLKSQLQESRIQLSLDDAEKNVRIINYNLVTLLKLSPETLIEVSPDNLDPDLFSKTIKSEGEALANRKDLEALDFEQKATESSIKVAKSNYYPSLSLVGGYAFIDLQNVVRVENAMNIGVGLSYNLSSLFKNSKDVKAARSRSEEVRLQQSILTDRIKSQIVAAREDYDLSVKQNQVYAEAVKQADENYRIVKDKYDNGLSDTNDLLEADVEDLTAKINQAYAKANMVLKYYELLDATGQLTQSFNLN; from the coding sequence ATGAAAACCAGTAAATTAATACTTCCTGCGCTGCTGCTATCCGGGTGGTTTTCCGCGCAGGCGCAACAAAAAACAAGCCTCTCGCTGCACGATGCGGTACAGCTGGCGCTGTCAAAAAATGAACAGTCCCTTTTAGCCGATACCAAAGTCCGCACCCGCGAATACGACCTCGCCGTCGTAAAAAACAACCGCTACCCCGATTTCAAGCTTTCCGGGCAATACCTTCGACTGACCAACGCGGACGTTAAGCTGAAGTCGAGTGACGAGGCGTCGACCGATCCGAATGCCGAGCCGGCTTCATCGCCGAAAGTAAACCAATTGGTCATTGCGCAGGCAAACGCCAACATGCCCATCTTTTCAGGATTTAAACTCAGGCACAGCATTGCAGCGTCCGAAAATCTATACAAGGCGGAGAAAGCGAGCGCACAGTACACCAAGGAGGAAACGGCCATGCGCGTGGTGCAATATTACGCTGACCTTTACAAGGCCCAGAAGTCAGTGGAGTTGCTCAGGGAAAGCTTAAAAAGCAGCCAGCAACGGGTAACCGACTTCACCGCGCTGGAAACCAACGGCATCATCGCGCGAAACGACTTGTTGAAATCGCAGCTTCAGGAATCGCGTATCCAGCTTTCGCTCGACGATGCGGAGAAGAACGTACGTATCATTAACTACAACCTGGTCACACTTTTAAAGCTGTCACCTGAAACACTTATTGAAGTGTCACCCGACAACCTCGACCCCGATCTTTTTTCAAAAACCATCAAATCGGAAGGAGAAGCGCTCGCAAACAGGAAGGATCTGGAAGCGCTGGATTTTGAGCAGAAAGCTACCGAATCGAGCATCAAGGTTGCCAAAAGCAATTACTACCCTTCGCTTTCGCTTGTGGGTGGCTATGCCTTCATCGATCTGCAGAATGTCGTGCGCGTTGAAAATGCGATGAATATCGGTGTGGGATTATCGTACAACCTGAGCTCATTGTTTAAGAACAGCAAAGATGTGAAGGCGGCACGCTCGCGCTCTGAGGAAGTCAGGCTGCAGCAATCCATCCTGACAGACCGGATTAAATCACAGATTGTGGCAGCGCGCGAGGATTACGACCTTTCGGTGAAACAAAACCAGGTGTATGCCGAGGCGGTGAAACAGGCCGATGAAAATTACCGCATCGTGAAAGACAAATATGATAACGGACTTTCAGACACCAACGACCTGCTTGAAGCCGACGTAGAAGACCTTACCGCAAAAATAAACCAGGCTTACGCCAAAGCGAACATGGTCCTGAAATACTACGAACTGCTTGATGCCACAGGCCAATTAACTCAATCCTTCAACCTAAACTAA
- a CDS encoding TetR/AcrR family transcriptional regulator gives MTTDFNDKQMRILQVAEQLFAEKGFDGTSIRNIAREAKINIAMVSYYFGSKEKMLEALIISRISDLKIQLENLIREPLTPIEKVDRLIELYIARMHKNRCIYQIVHFELSNKKREVNLKSFTDVKRKNFEFLREIINEGQEKGVFRKDVNIYLIPPTILGTYFHFRMNRPLYEELLGLDTDESFENYIKNDLCKHIKQTIKALLTNENQ, from the coding sequence ATGACGACTGATTTCAATGACAAACAGATGCGCATCCTTCAGGTCGCAGAACAGCTTTTCGCAGAAAAAGGTTTCGACGGCACTTCGATACGAAACATAGCCAGGGAAGCGAAAATCAATATCGCAATGGTTTCCTACTACTTCGGCTCTAAGGAAAAGATGCTCGAAGCTCTGATCATCTCGCGCATATCGGACCTCAAGATCCAACTTGAGAACCTGATCCGTGAACCGCTCACTCCCATAGAAAAAGTCGACAGGCTCATCGAGCTGTACATCGCCCGCATGCACAAGAACCGCTGCATTTACCAGATTGTCCACTTCGAGCTTTCCAATAAAAAGCGCGAGGTGAACCTTAAGTCATTCACAGATGTCAAGCGGAAGAATTTTGAATTCCTCCGGGAAATCATCAACGAGGGCCAGGAAAAAGGCGTGTTCCGTAAGGACGTCAACATCTACCTGATCCCACCCACAATCCTGGGCACGTATTTCCATTTCCGGATGAACCGTCCGTTGTATGAGGAGTTGCTCGGCCTTGACACAGACGAATCATTCGAAAATTATATCAAAAACGACCTTTGCAAACACATCAAGCAAACCATAAAAGCTTTATTGACCAATGAAAACCAGTAA
- a CDS encoding anthranilate synthase component II, whose product MKILLIDNYDSFTYNLSHYLEDLGAEVTVWRNDEFELEDAAAFDKIVLSPGPGLPAESGLLMAVIRTYAATKSILGICLGQQAIAEAFGGSLVNLEKVYHGVSSNITITVADEPLFTNIGETMAVGRYHSWTVNRDLPDSLEATSTDEDGEIMSLRHRTLDVKGVQFHPESILTPNGKLLLKNWLHS is encoded by the coding sequence ATGAAAATCCTCCTGATCGACAACTACGACAGCTTCACGTACAACCTAAGCCACTACCTGGAAGACCTCGGCGCCGAGGTTACCGTGTGGCGCAACGATGAATTTGAGCTGGAAGACGCCGCGGCATTTGACAAGATCGTACTCTCACCCGGGCCGGGACTGCCTGCAGAATCAGGTTTGCTCATGGCCGTCATCCGCACCTATGCCGCGACAAAAAGCATACTCGGCATTTGCCTTGGGCAGCAGGCCATCGCCGAAGCCTTTGGCGGCAGCCTGGTCAACCTCGAGAAAGTGTATCACGGCGTTTCGTCCAATATTACCATCACGGTCGCCGATGAACCCCTATTCACCAATATCGGGGAAACGATGGCAGTGGGGCGCTATCATTCGTGGACCGTAAACAGGGATCTCCCAGACTCGCTCGAAGCCACTTCAACCGATGAAGATGGAGAAATCATGTCGCTGCGCCACCGAACGTTGGACGTAAAAGGCGTGCAGTTCCACCCTGAAAGCATCCTCACACCCAATGGAAAGCTGCTCCTTAAAAACTGGCTGCACAGCTGA
- a CDS encoding YceI family protein produces the protein MKNFKTIAIALIVALGTAAMTAQTKKVDTKNSQIAWVGKKVTGQHSGTVNLKDGALEFKNSKLTGGSFTVDMNSIAVTDLKAGEGKEKLEGHLKADDFFGTAKFPTASLKFKTVTAKKGNNYTVTADLTIKGITKPVTFDIAVAGNKASTAFKVDRTKYGIEYKSGSIFSGLGDAVINDEFELSVSLQF, from the coding sequence ATGAAAAATTTTAAAACAATCGCTATCGCACTGATCGTCGCTCTTGGCACTGCCGCCATGACCGCCCAAACAAAAAAAGTGGACACCAAAAACAGCCAGATTGCCTGGGTGGGTAAAAAAGTGACCGGCCAACACTCCGGAACAGTGAACCTGAAAGACGGTGCACTGGAATTTAAAAACAGTAAACTGACCGGCGGAAGCTTCACGGTAGACATGAATTCGATTGCTGTAACCGACCTGAAAGCGGGTGAAGGAAAAGAAAAACTGGAAGGACACCTGAAAGCCGATGACTTTTTCGGCACAGCAAAATTCCCTACAGCATCCCTGAAATTCAAGACCGTCACTGCAAAAAAAGGCAACAATTACACCGTGACTGCTGACCTGACCATCAAGGGCATCACCAAGCCGGTAACATTTGACATTGCCGTTGCCGGTAACAAAGCCAGCACAGCATTTAAAGTAGACCGCACAAAATACGGCATCGAATACAAATCAGGAAGCATTTTCTCCGGTTTGGGCGATGCAGTAATCAACGACGAATTCGAATTGAGCGTATCGCTGCAGTTCTAA
- a CDS encoding MarR family winged helix-turn-helix transcriptional regulator, with amino-acid sequence MTIEEVIKSKSALPLHKKVILNILYTQNVVSEKFAEILKPFEISVEQFNVLRILRGQKGCPANMFLIQERMLAKTSNTTRLVDKLLLKGLVTREVCPNNRRKMEVAITAKGLELLGELDPRVENHEKNFAVNMTHEELQQLNTLLEKFRNTDAFKH; translated from the coding sequence ATGACAATCGAAGAAGTGATCAAATCAAAGTCAGCCTTGCCTTTACACAAAAAGGTGATTTTGAATATTTTGTATACACAAAATGTCGTTTCTGAAAAATTCGCCGAAATCCTGAAACCGTTCGAAATTTCCGTAGAGCAGTTTAATGTCCTTCGCATCCTGCGCGGACAGAAAGGCTGCCCCGCGAATATGTTCCTGATCCAGGAGCGTATGCTGGCCAAGACCAGCAACACCACGCGGCTGGTCGATAAATTGTTGCTGAAAGGCCTGGTGACGCGTGAAGTATGTCCCAACAACAGACGCAAGATGGAAGTCGCCATTACGGCGAAAGGGCTCGAGCTACTCGGGGAACTCGACCCCCGCGTCGAAAACCATGAAAAAAACTTTGCCGTCAACATGACGCATGAGGAACTGCAGCAGCTCAATACGCTGCTCGAGAAATTCCGGAATACCGATGCATTCAAACACTAA
- a CDS encoding TlpA disulfide reductase family protein, translating to MTKILAFFLMLLPLSFIRVRAIPDSGEPKPLRVYEKDGVKVPAYDFRSLEYFLNKKNDTTYVVNFWATWCAPCVAELPHFERLHRVYNNRKVKVLLVSLDMRKKIESSLLPFIRRKELKSEVFFLDDPNANEWIGKVDPTWSGAIPATIIFNKTERKFYEQSFTFETLEKELKQFIN from the coding sequence ATGACGAAGATCCTGGCGTTTTTCCTGATGTTGCTACCGTTGTCATTCATCCGGGTACGGGCGATTCCGGATTCCGGAGAGCCGAAACCGCTGAGAGTTTATGAGAAGGATGGAGTGAAAGTCCCGGCATACGATTTTCGGTCACTGGAGTATTTCCTGAATAAGAAAAATGACACCACTTATGTCGTAAACTTCTGGGCCACCTGGTGTGCGCCCTGCGTGGCAGAGCTGCCACATTTTGAGAGATTGCATCGGGTTTACAACAACCGGAAAGTGAAGGTACTGCTTGTAAGCCTTGATATGAGGAAAAAGATAGAAAGCAGCCTGCTTCCTTTCATCAGGCGGAAGGAACTTAAATCAGAGGTTTTTTTTCTCGATGACCCAAACGCAAATGAATGGATAGGGAAGGTGGATCCTACGTGGTCAGGTGCCATACCAGCCACGATAATCTTTAACAAAACCGAAAGAAAATTTTACGAGCAAAGCTTTACATTTGAAACTTTGGAGAAAGAATTGAAACAATTTATAAATTAA
- a CDS encoding thioredoxin family protein produces MNRFTMLLLAIVVTGASAFTIREAAGSGYKVGDTATDFTLRNVDDKMVSLRDFKSAKGFIVIFTCNHCPFSQAYEDRIIALDKKYEAKGYPVIAINPNNPAKQKDDSFELMKVRAREKGFTFPYLFDDGQKIYPQYGATKTPHVYVLQKEGKALVVKYIGAIDDNYEDESAVKQKYVENAVDALLGKKDIPVKETKAIGCSIKA; encoded by the coding sequence ATGAACAGATTTACAATGCTCTTGCTGGCCATCGTAGTCACCGGGGCCAGTGCATTTACGATAAGGGAGGCTGCCGGCAGTGGATACAAGGTGGGGGATACGGCGACAGATTTCACGCTCAGGAACGTTGACGATAAAATGGTCTCGCTCAGGGATTTTAAATCGGCTAAAGGGTTTATTGTCATTTTTACCTGCAACCACTGTCCGTTTTCTCAGGCATACGAAGACCGGATTATTGCGCTGGATAAAAAATATGAGGCCAAGGGTTATCCTGTGATTGCCATTAATCCGAACAACCCTGCCAAACAGAAGGACGACAGTTTCGAACTTATGAAGGTCCGCGCCAGGGAGAAAGGCTTCACATTCCCATACCTTTTTGACGACGGACAGAAAATTTACCCGCAATATGGCGCTACCAAAACGCCGCATGTATATGTTTTGCAGAAAGAAGGAAAGGCATTGGTAGTAAAATATATCGGCGCTATCGACGACAATTATGAGGATGAATCGGCCGTAAAGCAAAAATATGTCGAAAATGCCGTGGATGCATTGCTTGGCAAGAAAGACATCCCCGTAAAGGAAACCAAGGCCATCGGCTGTTCAATCAAGGCGTAA
- a CDS encoding rhodanese-like domain-containing protein, with protein sequence MNLSQNEWASQLETDPNAVILDVRTEDECNEGIIPNAIMIDIYKGQGFIYELEALDKSKNYYVYCKAGGRSSQACDIMGQLGFANTFNLMGGFMQWQGDTVQP encoded by the coding sequence ATGAATTTATCACAAAATGAATGGGCGTCACAACTCGAAACCGATCCAAACGCCGTTATCCTCGATGTAAGGACGGAGGACGAATGCAATGAAGGCATCATCCCAAATGCCATAATGATTGATATCTACAAAGGGCAGGGTTTTATCTACGAACTCGAAGCGCTCGACAAATCAAAGAATTATTATGTGTATTGCAAGGCGGGCGGCAGGAGCAGCCAGGCCTGTGATATTATGGGGCAACTGGGCTTTGCCAACACCTTTAACCTCATGGGCGGCTTCATGCAGTGGCAGGGTGACACCGTGCAGCCATAA
- a CDS encoding YgaP family membrane protein, which yields MKKNVGKSDMIVRFILGSILLILSFTDVSPDELLDDLFAITGVYLLLTGLIRYCLVYFFLGLSSYSKGRTKMY from the coding sequence ATGAAAAAAAATGTCGGCAAATCTGACATGATTGTCAGGTTTATTTTGGGATCAATATTACTTATATTGTCCTTTACAGATGTAAGCCCCGACGAACTTTTGGATGACCTGTTTGCCATTACAGGCGTCTATTTGCTGCTGACAGGATTGATAAGGTACTGCCTTGTCTATTTTTTTCTGGGTCTCAGCAGTTATTCGAAGGGCAGGACCAAAATGTACTGA
- a CDS encoding putative DNA modification/repair radical SAM protein, producing MSERIREKLQILADAAKYDVSCSSSGSNRKNTTKGLGDASSSGICHTYTEDGRCVSLLKILLTNHCIFDCAFCVSRKSNDVKRAAFTVDEVVELTMSFYRRNYIEGLFLSSGIFKNADYTMERLVRIAKKLRLENNFNGYIHLKTIPGASEELLTEAGLYADRMSINLEMPTESGLKLLAPDKSHEDVKKPLGFIKNSIIALKDEKKLIRSTPKFVPAGQSTQMVIGATPETDMEIMYSANEYYKNFDLKRVYYSGYIPISYDTRMPVIGSQPPLLRENRLYQTDWLMRFYGFDVHEILNKDNPHLDVDIDPKLSWALRNMESFPIDINTADYKMILRVPGIGVGSAKKIVMARKFGRLRSDQLRQMGIAYNRARYFIRCADSVFQLNEPDGFMIKQKILSESQSKYLKVPQNQLTLF from the coding sequence ATGTCCGAAAGAATCCGTGAAAAACTGCAAATCCTCGCCGACGCCGCAAAATATGATGTCTCCTGCTCATCAAGTGGTAGCAACCGCAAAAACACGACTAAGGGACTCGGTGATGCCAGCAGTTCCGGAATTTGCCATACTTATACGGAAGACGGACGCTGCGTGTCGCTGCTGAAAATCCTGCTTACAAACCACTGCATTTTCGATTGCGCATTTTGTGTATCCAGAAAAAGCAATGATGTAAAGCGCGCCGCATTTACCGTTGATGAAGTCGTGGAACTTACCATGAGTTTCTACCGTCGCAATTATATTGAGGGCCTTTTCCTGAGTTCAGGGATTTTCAAGAATGCCGATTACACTATGGAACGGCTTGTGCGCATTGCCAAGAAACTCCGGCTTGAAAATAACTTCAACGGATACATTCATTTAAAAACGATTCCCGGGGCAAGTGAGGAGTTGCTTACCGAAGCCGGATTATACGCCGACAGGATGAGCATCAATCTCGAAATGCCGACGGAATCAGGATTAAAACTCCTTGCGCCTGATAAGTCGCATGAGGATGTGAAGAAACCGTTAGGCTTCATAAAAAACAGCATCATCGCCCTCAAAGATGAAAAGAAACTCATCCGCAGCACGCCCAAATTTGTGCCTGCTGGGCAGAGTACCCAGATGGTGATAGGGGCAACCCCCGAAACCGACATGGAAATCATGTACAGCGCAAACGAGTACTACAAGAACTTTGACCTGAAACGCGTCTATTATTCCGGCTATATCCCCATCAGTTATGATACGAGAATGCCTGTCATAGGAAGTCAGCCGCCGCTCCTTCGTGAAAACCGTTTATACCAGACCGATTGGCTGATGCGCTTCTACGGATTTGATGTCCATGAAATTCTTAATAAGGACAATCCGCACCTCGATGTCGATATTGACCCTAAATTGAGCTGGGCGCTCCGCAATATGGAGTCGTTTCCGATTGACATCAACACCGCCGATTATAAGATGATTCTCCGCGTTCCCGGCATTGGGGTAGGTTCTGCCAAAAAGATTGTTATGGCGAGGAAGTTCGGCCGACTGCGTTCAGACCAGCTCCGGCAGATGGGTATTGCCTACAATCGCGCAAGGTATTTTATCCGATGCGCGGACAGCGTTTTCCAACTCAATGAGCCCGATGGTTTTATGATAAAACAAAAAATCCTGTCAGAAAGCCAGAGCAAATACCTGAAGGTCCCGCAAAACCAACTTACTTTATTCTGA
- a CDS encoding TIGR03915 family putative DNA repair protein: protein MTVFVFDGSLEGLLTAVFEFYETKPGAVKIVPQSHYQPGLLESAVDIFSDDAKAKRVWEGLGKKIGSDWQLRFYKSYLSEVPEMAQHLFDFCRYIFDNPKGAEQNYGHPSVMAISKMDRSVNRERHRMKAFIRFQETIDGMFYATVEPDYNVLPLIANFFKNRYADQQWIIYDLRRHYGLYYDLQSVSEITMSYTPELRKGDTDGLLHNKESLYAVLWQDYFKSTNIPARKNMKLHLQHVPRRYWKYLTEKQ from the coding sequence ATGACCGTTTTTGTTTTTGACGGCAGTCTTGAAGGGTTGCTGACTGCGGTATTCGAATTTTATGAAACCAAACCCGGCGCGGTGAAAATCGTGCCGCAATCGCATTACCAGCCCGGATTGCTGGAATCGGCGGTTGATATTTTCAGTGATGATGCCAAGGCAAAACGCGTTTGGGAAGGATTGGGGAAGAAGATAGGAAGTGACTGGCAGCTCCGGTTCTACAAATCATACCTTTCTGAAGTGCCTGAAATGGCACAGCATCTGTTTGATTTCTGCCGTTACATTTTTGACAATCCCAAAGGGGCGGAACAAAATTACGGACACCCGTCGGTGATGGCCATTTCCAAAATGGACCGCAGCGTCAACCGCGAGAGGCACCGCATGAAAGCGTTCATCCGGTTCCAGGAAACCATCGACGGCATGTTCTATGCCACGGTGGAGCCCGACTATAACGTGTTGCCCCTGATCGCCAATTTCTTCAAAAACCGTTATGCCGACCAGCAATGGATTATTTATGACCTCAGACGACATTATGGGTTGTATTACGACCTGCAATCGGTTTCGGAAATTACAATGTCTTACACCCCTGAACTGCGTAAAGGTGACACCGACGGGCTGCTGCACAACAAAGAAAGCCTGTATGCGGTGCTGTGGCAGGATTATTTTAAAAGTACCAACATACCCGCCAGAAAGAACATGAAGCTTCACCTGCAGCACGTGCCCAGGCGGTATTGGAAATACCTTACCGAGAAGCAATAA